In Cupriavidus taiwanensis, the following proteins share a genomic window:
- a CDS encoding GNAT family N-acetyltransferase, which produces MTSIPVSTTGPRGDGMRQPFTLRDATRADIAAIHAIYAHHVQHGRASFEEVPPSVDEMQLRLAEVHRKGLPCLVAERDGEVLGYAYASAYRARSAYRFAIEDSIYIDHRRVGEGLGQALLAALIARCETGPWRQMVAVIACTAAGEGAGSLAVHERLGFRTVGRLEAVGFKHGQWIDTVLMQRALGMGATTLPG; this is translated from the coding sequence ATGACCTCCATTCCTGTCTCCACCACCGGGCCGCGCGGCGATGGCATGCGCCAGCCCTTTACGCTGCGTGACGCCACCCGCGCCGACATTGCCGCCATCCACGCCATCTACGCCCACCACGTGCAGCACGGCCGCGCCTCGTTCGAGGAAGTGCCGCCGAGCGTCGACGAGATGCAGCTGCGCCTGGCCGAAGTGCACCGCAAGGGCCTGCCCTGCCTGGTCGCAGAGCGCGACGGCGAGGTACTGGGCTACGCCTATGCCTCGGCCTACCGCGCGCGCAGCGCCTACCGCTTCGCCATCGAGGACTCGATCTACATCGACCACCGCCGCGTCGGCGAAGGCCTGGGCCAGGCGCTGCTGGCCGCGCTGATCGCTCGCTGCGAAACCGGCCCGTGGCGCCAGATGGTCGCCGTGATCGCGTGCACCGCCGCGGGCGAAGGCGCGGGCTCGCTGGCTGTGCACGAACGGCTGGGCTTCCGCACCGTCGGCCGCCTGGAGGCGGTGGGGTTCAAGCACGGGCAGTGGATCGATACGGTGCTGATGCAGCGGGCGCTGGGTATGGGCGCGACGACGCTGCCGGGGTAG